A stretch of DNA from Flavobacteriales bacterium:
AGAAAGTCTCAATTATGTCGTTTTGGTGGTGACCAAGCGCAATTTTAGTGCATCCTAATTCCGTTGCTGCATCGTATAAAATACCTCGGCGCAATCGGGAGCACAAACTACACATGGTTTTTCCTTCAGGAACTTTATCTACCACCACAGAGTAGGTATCGCGTTCGTAAATTTTAAAATTTACGCCAAGTTGCTGAAGATAGGAGGGGAGTACTTCTTCAGGAAAACCGGGTTGTTTTTGATCGAGATTTACAGCAATAATTTCGAAGCTGTTTTTCATGGCCAACTGCAAATGCAAGAGCATGTCCAGCATAGTGAAACTGTCCTTACCCCCGCTTAAGCAGACCATAATTTTATCACCCGGAACAATCATTTCAAAATCGTTCACAGCTTCCCATACTTTCTTTCGAATGCGATGTGCGTTTTTTTCTACCAGTTCCTGATGATTCAATTCCATAATGCAAATGT
This window harbors:
- the ttcA gene encoding tRNA 2-thiocytidine(32) synthetase TtcA, which encodes MELNHQELVEKNAHRIRKKVWEAVNDFEMIVPGDKIMVCLSGGKDSFTMLDMLLHLQLAMKNSFEIIAVNLDQKQPGFPEEVLPSYLQQLGVNFKIYERDTYSVVVDKVPEGKTMCSLCSRLRRGILYDAATELGCTKIALGHHQNDIIETFFLNLFFAGKMEAMPAKFRTDDGRHVVIRPLAYVREKDISFYASEKKFPIIPCNLCGSQENMQRKVIKKMMSDWEEKYPDRQQIIFTALGKIHPSHLYDTQLYDFLQLKSKLPEEENV